In Brassica napus cultivar Da-Ae chromosome A3, Da-Ae, whole genome shotgun sequence, the sequence AATTTAGATTCTATCTTGGTTACTGTTATGGCCGTGGACTACAGTGTCTTGTTGGATTTGAGGGGAAACATCAAAGACCTTGAAGTGCTTTTTAGAGATGGGTTTGAGCAGAGACTGCTGCAGAAGATAGTGGTTGAGGTTTTGCCGGAATGGTGCGCGAGAGATGAGAGATAGGTTGCATCTATGAACTGTTTAGAATCAGTAGCTTTGAGAGATTTGTTGTCTAAGCAATTAGGTGATAGCGTTTTGCTAAAGTGCTATATCTGATGTATGAATGTGTAAGTTCttcaatcttatttttttaaaccatTGTGTTACTGAAGGTCTTTCAGATTTCTACCTGcgttaataaaaacaaaattaaattattacttCATCCTTACTAAACTCAGGTAATAAAGTGAATTAATATTGGTGTCGCAACTAATTTTCACATGTTGAAGAAGTGAGTCTACCACCTTCTATGTGGCCTACCCTACTAGTAATAGGTATCCTATGATCAAATGTTTGTGTAATTTTAAGGATCGATGTATAATAGAATGTGAAGTaacagtaaaaaaaattgattcttAATGTCGACTGCATTATATAATGGATAAAAACATTTGACATTTGGtggaaatttcttttttttttggcaggatGGTGGAAATTTCTAAGTGGACAATAAACACTTCATTAAGCATATTgtctatatttttttgttgttgaaagCAACATATCCGGAGATgtttcctgaaaaaaaaaaacattttgatttGACAATTCTAAATTTCAATACAATTTcattaaatttgaatatttttaagtttaatagttttaatcatTGGAAGTACTCTACAAGTAAGCTTTACAAAAAAGTGCTCAAGTACAATTACACTATTCTATAACCGTAATACATGCATATGATATAAGCGTCCGACATAAAATAGTAGTCTAGTATGTACACAATAAAGAGAGACACACATTGTAAACTCTATATTGGTGAATGAAAGTTGAAATTGagcccaaaaaaagaaaaaaaaaagaaaagagaaacacACATGATAAAGATTCATTTTACAAATTGATGATGGGAACAAAAATATTAAGGAGCATGTCGATAATGTTCGAGTGGTTCAACAAAGTCCACGCATTGCCTTAGCGAAAAAGTTGACCATACTATCCCCACCAATTTCCATTTCACAAACcttttctttcatctttcttctttttacaTAATTGACAACAATTTTAAGTGTTTTTCCAATGATGACGGTATTCAGATAAAAAGACAATGAGTTATATGAAAGTAATTATGTATGGGCTTACGTTCCCAGCTTTAtgatttcaacaaaaaaatgtcaTATCAGTGAAAATAATTATAGCAAGTAAATGTAAGTACGATTAATTCTACTTAATGATACTGGAGGAACCTAGAAACTGCTCTAGAACAGAAATACAAAATGTGTTGATATTTTCAGTACACCATgttaatagtttatataatttttaggtCAAAACCAATTGATTAACTCATACTCTTAACCAGTGCCGGTCTTACAGGTTTGAAGGCTATaagccaaaataaaataaagaccAAAATTAAATGTATGTGTTACTAGGAATTGAACCCATGACCTCTAGCAAAAGCCATTAATCTCAAGACTAGTAGAATAAAGTCACATTTAGTGTTTAAATGGCcgctaaaatatttaattctgTGGCGGTCAGAAATCCATGATTTTCTTGTTTGTGGCCAGGGCCAGTACTGCTCTTAACTAATTTTAACTACTgtttttttactaatttaaactaatgttttttttttgaaaaaacatttAAACTAATGTTGGTCTCTTCTTAAGTCAAACCATATGAATACATCACAATATTAAAAAGAACAAGTCAAGAATTATATTAAAAGAGATTACTTTTTAACTTTGTCTTTGCTTTCGTTATCATCTATATCTGTATACGGACCTTTTTCGCCTTTTGGTATATATACCCTTTCTTACTTTtacctaatttttttattagcaCAAGCTAATTATCATTAGGAGAACCCATATGCCACTTACGCCAACCATAACTTCTTTCTTTATATAAGTGTGGTTAATATTGAGTTTCATAGTATGTGCGAAACACTTCAAGactaagaaaaacaaaatggaTCAGGGCCTTTCAAACACTAGTCAGGCAAGATCTGTAGATCGCAAAACGATTGAGAAAAATAGAAGGATTCAGATGAAAGCTCTTTATTCAGAACTcaactctcttcttcctcaaacCTCTAgggttttcctcttcttctttatcCTCTGATATGCATTTATAATATGCGATCTCATGTCTAATctattaattcatgtataaaaaaacctttctttttttatattggttataggCGCCTTTAACACTTCCTGATCAGCTTGATGAAGCTGCAAACTACATCAAGAAGCTACAAGTGAACGTGGAGAAAATGACAGAAAGGAAGGGGAAACTTGCTGCGACTGGATCTTCACCCATGTCATCGAGTGTCGATGTCTCTGTGCCTAGAAGGTTGCCAAAAATTGAGATTCAAGAAACCGGTCCGATTCTTCACATCTTTCTTGTGACAAGTGTGGAACACAAGTTCATATTCCATGAGATCATTAGTGTTCTCACTGAGGAATCAGGAGCTGAGATCACTCACGCTGGATCATCAACTGTTGATGATACCGTCTTCCACACTCTTCATTGCAAGGTATATTAGTAAACTCAAGAAAATATCTGTTTTTGATCTGAAGATATAGGAAAATCAAAATTTGCTACTACTTCTATGTTTAAATTAGGTATAATCCATGCAATGGGAGTATGGTCAGAGTTCGGTCACTGAAATAATATATACAGCTTGGTGAAAACACACGTTTTTAATCATTAAAAACCGATTAATAAGTCgatacatattatatttatttatttgcacTCAGAATGCAACATTGCTCTCATCTAGTTGTAAGTATTGTTGTACGTTTTCAGTCATTAGAAACCGATTGATAAGTAATTGCATGTTATAATTTAActtatctattatataaagAATCTTTATTAAAGATGCACTCAAACTGCAAAGAAACTCCCATCTAGTTGGAAGTTGTTTTATTAGTTGATTACTAAATCTATAGATGTCCTCGaccattattttttgttttgttttgttgctagtttgttaatttatttaacaatttacgtATATAGGTGGAAGATTGTGATTATGGAGCTAGTAGTAGAATTTCTGAGAGTCTGAAGAAACTTGTGAACAAATTCAACTAATATTATCTTTAATAATGTGTACCCTTTTCCCCTCTTCTTgcagctttctttttttttgtttgtttccgtTCTATATTATTGTTCCTTTTGTTGAATTTTATCTTGTAATGTGAAAGTGATGTTTCATTGTGAGCACAATACATATCTTTTGATCTCTACTAAAAACTGTGGGGATTTATGGAAATTGTGAAAGTGATGGTTCTCATTTAACTATCTTACCATTAGGTACACTTAGAGCCTAAATAGTTCTGCTAATTCGAAATGATATGTTCAATTATGAGCAAAATGAAAACAACAAAGacatcattttgatttttataaatgcCCCAAAGAACCCTGGGGTTGATATACGGATGTTTTCCGCAATATCTTAAGATGCAGCTTTATACGTCAAGTTTGATAATTCCAAAATATTTTGACTTATAGATCAtcgaaaaagaagataaaacacATCGTTTCTAGATATTGTTGGCGTATAACTTGAAGGTGACGTCAATGCCAATACCTCTAGACTTCAAAATATCCGAAAACTGCTAATGCTTTCAAAACTCAAATTTTAAGTAACGTCCCAAATCCTAAGGCCTTTTGTACTTGTTCTACATATTTAATTAGCTCTTAAAAAGCCATATACCTACCTTTATCCACacaatcctactatataaaaggaactaaattcaaggcttatgagactatccacctcagccaaaatattctcatccaaaaaaaattagaaataaatattatttagaagataattaactaacatatgacttttggtatttctagaaatttcaaatttataactgctaattttttaatagaatcatatatatatatattgaattattttctatttttaatcgttagacttcaaaggtaaataaattattaatttataatatatatagtttataactttatattgtagttataaataaagagaaaataaccggg encodes:
- the LOC106444482 gene encoding transcription factor bHLH162, with the translated sequence MDQGLSNTSQARSVDRKTIEKNRRIQMKALYSELNSLLPQTSRAPLTLPDQLDEAANYIKKLQVNVEKMTERKGKLAATGSSPMSSSVDVSVPRRLPKIEIQETGPILHIFLVTSVEHKFIFHEIISVLTEESGAEITHAGSSTVDDTVFHTLHCKVEDCDYGASSRISESLKKLVNKFN